A stretch of the Clostridium botulinum genome encodes the following:
- a CDS encoding membrane protein insertase YidC yields MDILLGNCGLAFFSINWLNNAFVKFFQVIHSWVHTLFTNPNISYGLTIIVLTLIIRIVLFPLNYKQIKSQVGMTEIQPEIKKLQEKYKNDPQRQQQEMMKLYKEYGVNPLGGCLPLLIQWPILIALFYVFNNLSKIEPSIVNVTFLGVKLMEPAILKPEYWYTWILPIVSALLTYFSTVIMTSKNADSAQVKQTKMMSGFMTLFVVYMSFKFPTALVLYWITNSLFQIGQTIITQRSQQKKKELIQE; encoded by the coding sequence TTGGATATTCTTTTAGGAAATTGCGGTTTAGCTTTTTTTTCAATCAATTGGTTGAATAATGCTTTTGTTAAATTTTTTCAAGTAATACATAGTTGGGTACATACATTATTTACAAACCCTAATATATCTTATGGTTTAACAATAATTGTATTAACTCTAATAATTAGGATAGTACTTTTCCCGCTAAATTACAAGCAAATAAAATCTCAAGTTGGAATGACGGAAATTCAACCTGAGATAAAAAAATTACAAGAAAAGTATAAAAACGATCCTCAAAGGCAACAACAAGAAATGATGAAGCTTTATAAAGAATATGGAGTTAATCCATTGGGAGGATGTTTACCTTTATTAATACAGTGGCCAATACTTATAGCATTATTTTATGTTTTTAATAACTTAAGTAAGATTGAGCCTAGTATAGTAAATGTTACATTCTTAGGAGTAAAGTTAATGGAACCGGCTATATTAAAACCTGAATATTGGTATACATGGATACTACCTATAGTATCAGCTTTACTAACATATTTCTCAACTGTAATTATGACTTCTAAAAATGCAGATAGTGCACAAGTTAAACAAACAAAGATGATGAGTGGATTTATGACTCTTTTTGTAGTATATATGAGTTTTAAATTTCCAACAGCACTAGTTTTATATTGGATAACAAACAGCTTATTCCAAATAGGTCAAACTATAATTACACAACGTTCTCAACAAAAGAAAAAAGAACTAATACAAGAATAA
- the yidD gene encoding membrane protein insertion efficiency factor YidD: MLKIILIHIIKFYRKYISPLKKPCCRFYPTCSQYALQAIDKYGVFKGGVMAIKRIFKCHPFHPGGYDPVK, from the coding sequence ATGTTGAAAATAATATTAATTCATATAATAAAATTTTATAGAAAGTACATCTCTCCATTGAAGAAGCCTTGTTGTAGATTCTATCCAACTTGTTCCCAATATGCGTTACAAGCTATAGATAAATATGGTGTTTTTAAAGGAGGGGTTATGGCTATAAAAAGAATTTTTAAATGTCATCCATTCCATCCAGGTGGATATGATCCAGTTAAATAG
- the rnpA gene encoding ribonuclease P protein component, producing the protein MKKHEKIRKNIEFRRVYRRGKSYSNGLLVLYVFKNNNNVDKSRIGISVSKKVGNSVVRSRVKRLISESYRLNNTNVKIGYDLVFVARVNSKDKSFSEIESSLINLLKRAGLYN; encoded by the coding sequence ATGAAAAAACATGAAAAAATAAGAAAGAATATAGAGTTTCGTCGTGTGTATAGGAGAGGAAAATCATATTCTAATGGTTTGTTAGTGCTGTATGTTTTTAAAAATAACAATAATGTAGACAAAAGTAGAATAGGAATTTCAGTTAGTAAAAAAGTAGGAAATAGTGTAGTTAGAAGCAGAGTAAAAAGATTGATTAGTGAAAGCTACAGATTAAATAATACAAATGTAAAGATAGGATATGATCTAGTTTTTGTTGCTAGAGTTAATTCTAAAGATAAAAGTTTTAGCGAAATAGAGAGTTCTCTTATTAATTTATTAAAAAGGGCAGGTCTATATAATTAA